The Actinopolyspora erythraea genome has a segment encoding these proteins:
- the sepX gene encoding divisome protein SepX/GlpR has protein sequence MPDSTAGKARSAAAREDTEATDVDDEFDAPERERWRGLDGDDARTGRRYRPGRGGFDPDAAALAARTKYARRQRVVLAMLAVAVVTAVLAGLLWPVLWWVHGLTDLLLVGYLGYLRKQVRIEEDVRNRRLARLSGESDASRGESAASADPDVPDEEFTPEMETSSESRSGRAHSDDAEVLDIDDEDPEFDELDDRLWQPYRRAVGE, from the coding sequence ATGCCTGACAGCACAGCGGGCAAGGCCCGCTCGGCAGCCGCGCGGGAGGACACGGAGGCGACCGACGTCGACGACGAGTTCGACGCTCCCGAGCGGGAGCGGTGGCGGGGCCTGGACGGTGACGACGCCAGAACCGGGCGGCGTTATCGACCGGGTCGCGGCGGGTTCGACCCGGACGCGGCCGCGCTGGCGGCGCGTACCAAGTACGCGCGCAGACAGCGGGTCGTGCTCGCCATGCTCGCCGTGGCGGTGGTGACCGCCGTCCTGGCCGGGCTGCTCTGGCCGGTGCTGTGGTGGGTGCACGGGCTCACTGATCTGCTGCTGGTCGGCTACCTGGGATACCTGCGCAAGCAGGTGCGGATCGAGGAGGACGTTCGCAACCGAAGGCTCGCCCGGTTGTCCGGTGAGTCCGACGCGTCACGCGGTGAGTCCGCCGCCTCTGCCGACCCCGACGTTCCGGACGAGGAGTTCACCCCGGAGATGGAGACGTCTTCGGAGTCGCGCTCCGGGCGGGCACACTCCGATGACGCCGAGGTGCTCGACATCGACGACGAGGATCCCGAGTTCGACGAACTCGACGACAGGTTGTGGCAACCGTACCGCCGTGCGGTGGGAGAATAA
- a CDS encoding catalase — MTQEKPKPPTTTDAGIPVESDEHSLTVGPNGPILLQDNYLIEQMAQFNRERIPERQPHAKGNGAFGRFVVTNDVSAYTKASVFQPGTETEMMIRFSTVAGERGSPDTWRDPRGFAVKFYTSDGNYDMVGNNTPVFFVRDPMKFQHFIRSQKRRADTNSRDKNMQWDFWTLSPESAHQVTWLMGDRGIPRTWRHMNGYSSHTYMWINALGEKFWVKYHFKTDQGIDFLTQQEADHLAGADGDYHQRDLFQSIENGNYPSWTLYVQIMPFAEAETYRFNPFDLTKVWPHGDYPLTEVGRMTLDRNPTDHHTEIEQAAFEPNNLVPGVGPSPDKMLLARLFSYADAHRARLGANYKQIPVNSAEVPVHSYSKDGSMRIEKVSDPVYAPNSYGGPEADTDRFGEPAGWYTSGQIVHEAYTPRRDDDDFGQAGTLVREVMDDAARERLVNNVAGHLLDGVTEPILQRAFEYWRNIDEDIGKRIERAVRNHNG, encoded by the coding sequence GTGACGCAAGAGAAGCCGAAACCCCCGACGACCACGGACGCCGGGATTCCGGTCGAGAGCGACGAGCACTCGTTGACGGTCGGGCCCAACGGGCCGATCCTGCTGCAGGACAACTACCTCATCGAGCAGATGGCGCAGTTCAACCGGGAGCGGATCCCGGAGCGCCAGCCGCACGCCAAGGGCAACGGCGCGTTCGGCAGGTTCGTCGTCACCAACGACGTCAGCGCCTACACCAAGGCGTCCGTGTTCCAGCCGGGCACCGAGACGGAGATGATGATCCGTTTCTCCACGGTCGCCGGTGAGCGCGGCAGCCCGGACACCTGGCGCGACCCGCGCGGTTTCGCGGTGAAGTTCTACACCAGCGACGGCAACTACGACATGGTCGGCAACAACACGCCGGTGTTCTTCGTCCGCGATCCCATGAAGTTCCAGCACTTCATCCGCTCCCAGAAGCGCCGCGCGGACACGAACTCGCGCGACAAGAACATGCAGTGGGACTTCTGGACGCTCTCGCCGGAGTCGGCACACCAGGTCACCTGGCTGATGGGTGACCGGGGGATCCCGAGGACCTGGCGGCACATGAACGGCTACTCCAGCCACACCTACATGTGGATCAACGCGCTGGGCGAGAAGTTCTGGGTCAAGTACCACTTCAAGACGGACCAGGGCATCGACTTCCTCACCCAGCAGGAGGCCGATCACCTGGCGGGCGCGGACGGTGACTACCACCAGCGGGACCTGTTCCAGTCGATCGAGAACGGAAACTACCCGAGCTGGACGCTGTACGTGCAGATCATGCCGTTCGCCGAGGCCGAGACCTACCGGTTCAACCCCTTCGACCTGACCAAGGTGTGGCCGCACGGGGACTACCCCCTCACCGAGGTGGGGAGGATGACCCTGGACCGCAATCCGACCGACCACCACACCGAGATCGAGCAGGCCGCCTTCGAGCCGAACAACCTGGTTCCGGGGGTCGGTCCGAGCCCGGACAAGATGCTGCTGGCCCGGTTGTTCTCCTACGCCGACGCCCACCGGGCCCGGTTGGGAGCCAACTACAAGCAGATTCCGGTGAACTCGGCCGAGGTTCCCGTCCACAGCTACAGCAAGGACGGCAGCATGCGGATCGAGAAGGTGTCGGACCCGGTGTACGCGCCGAACTCCTACGGTGGTCCCGAGGCGGACACGGACCGGTTCGGCGAGCCCGCCGGTTGGTACACCAGCGGGCAGATCGTGCACGAGGCCTACACCCCGCGCCGGGACGACGACGACTTCGGCCAGGCGGGCACGCTGGTGCGCGAGGTGATGGACGACGCCGCGCGCGAGCGGCTGGTCAACAACGTCGCCGGGCACCTGCTCGACGGTGTCACCGAGCCGATCCTGCAGCGCGCCTTCGAGTACTGGCGCAACATCGACGAGGACATCGGAAAGCGGATCGAGCGGGCGGTCCGCAACCACAACGGCTGA
- a CDS encoding maleylpyruvate isomerase family mycothiol-dependent enzyme — protein sequence MGVLDHERYCSEIVTQARLLGKVVGGAAPSTGVPTCPDWNLEQLMLHLGGQYRWVERIVRTRDQVEICAAHAEGNPEPTGQDSASLGAWLVEGAEGLVSELRAAGPDAVVWNPVEGVEPSALSWARRMTHETLLHRADASFATGAEYAPEPEIAVDALDEWMLLCALPGLSRADPELRRLRCDGNTVHLHATDVPDELAAEWLVDLTGESITWRRAHEKATVALRGSLTGLLLAVYLRKPLSDSDLEFFGDTELLRGWLERVTGWFR from the coding sequence ATGGGTGTACTGGACCACGAGCGCTACTGCTCGGAGATCGTCACGCAGGCCAGGCTGCTGGGGAAGGTGGTAGGGGGCGCCGCGCCGAGCACGGGCGTGCCGACCTGTCCGGACTGGAACCTGGAGCAGCTGATGCTGCACCTCGGTGGGCAGTACCGCTGGGTGGAGCGGATCGTGCGCACCCGCGACCAGGTGGAGATCTGTGCCGCCCATGCCGAGGGCAACCCCGAGCCCACGGGGCAGGATTCGGCTTCCCTCGGGGCGTGGTTGGTCGAGGGTGCCGAGGGGCTCGTCTCGGAACTGCGCGCCGCCGGGCCGGACGCGGTGGTGTGGAACCCGGTCGAGGGGGTGGAGCCGAGCGCGCTGTCCTGGGCGCGCCGGATGACGCACGAGACGCTGCTGCACCGGGCCGACGCGAGTTTCGCGACCGGGGCGGAGTACGCCCCCGAACCGGAGATCGCGGTGGACGCGTTGGACGAGTGGATGCTGCTGTGCGCGCTGCCGGGGTTGTCGCGCGCCGATCCCGAGCTGCGGCGGCTGCGCTGCGACGGCAACACGGTACACCTGCACGCCACCGACGTGCCCGACGAGCTCGCGGCGGAGTGGCTGGTCGACCTCACCGGAGAGTCGATCACCTGGCGGCGTGCGCACGAGAAGGCGACGGTGGCGCTGCGCGGGTCGCTGACGGGATTGCTGCTGGCCGTCTATCTGCGAAAGCCGTTGTCCGATTCGGACCTCGAATTCTTCGGTGACACCGAGCTGCTGCGCGGCTGGTTGGAGCGCGTCACCGGCTGGTTCCGCTAG
- a CDS encoding peroxidase family protein, with amino-acid sequence MTVHGSQNRGQSTAQTGEVPGRFGRMFPTIEPRKATGLRLAEEFGLPGGRMDAGTTTDEQQNPVLDSGFTFLGQFIDHNITFDPTSSLEQRVDPNALRSFRSPRLDLDHVYGGGPAVNEFLYDGESRQTRLALAPEGHDHARTPEGVALIGDPRNDENLIISQLHLTFAKFHNKVVDDLRAGEITDVFGTRFPGAPEPPDDSRSVTELLTLSNYYDDLLATAQQLVRWHFQWIVRNQFLPLVVGEDLMNDIAENGPRFFDPNGDPFVPVEFAVAGFRFGHATIRSHYRVNGSFAAPIFPLDPEATDVGRTDLNGGPVDPEHTVDWRYFFQADEDVRATQAKRFEAAINTRLLDLPVRAVPGAVDGALPAQLRSLVVRNLLRSETQLLPSGQDVARKIGELPLSDEELESEGPIYLWYYLLKEAEVLRGGRQLGPVGGRIVAETLVGLLEADPTSYLSVFPRWEPTIGGAGREFGITDLLRYAGVASAE; translated from the coding sequence ATGACGGTACACGGATCGCAGAACCGGGGGCAGTCCACCGCGCAGACCGGAGAGGTTCCCGGAAGATTCGGCAGAATGTTTCCGACCATCGAACCGCGAAAGGCCACCGGGCTGCGGCTCGCCGAGGAGTTCGGCCTGCCCGGCGGCAGGATGGACGCCGGAACCACCACGGACGAACAGCAGAACCCCGTACTCGACTCGGGGTTCACCTTTCTCGGACAATTCATCGACCACAACATCACGTTCGATCCGACGAGCAGCCTGGAGCAGCGAGTAGATCCCAACGCCCTGCGCAGCTTCCGGTCACCACGCCTCGATCTCGACCACGTGTACGGGGGCGGACCCGCCGTCAACGAATTCCTCTACGACGGCGAGTCGCGGCAAACCAGACTCGCGCTGGCCCCGGAGGGGCACGACCACGCCCGGACCCCCGAGGGAGTGGCACTGATCGGCGACCCGCGCAACGACGAGAACCTGATCATCTCGCAGCTCCACCTGACGTTCGCGAAGTTCCACAACAAGGTCGTGGACGACCTCCGGGCCGGGGAGATCACCGACGTCTTCGGCACGAGGTTCCCCGGCGCGCCCGAACCGCCCGACGACAGCCGTTCGGTCACCGAGCTGCTGACGCTGAGCAACTACTACGACGATCTGCTCGCCACCGCCCAACAACTGGTGCGCTGGCACTTCCAGTGGATCGTGCGCAACCAGTTCCTGCCGCTGGTCGTCGGCGAGGACCTGATGAACGACATCGCCGAGAACGGGCCGCGGTTCTTCGACCCGAACGGCGACCCGTTCGTCCCGGTCGAGTTCGCGGTGGCCGGTTTCCGGTTCGGACACGCCACGATCCGCTCGCACTACCGGGTCAACGGCTCCTTCGCCGCACCGATCTTCCCGCTGGATCCGGAGGCCACCGACGTCGGCCGAACCGACCTGAACGGCGGTCCGGTCGATCCGGAGCACACGGTGGACTGGCGCTACTTCTTCCAGGCGGACGAGGACGTGCGCGCCACCCAGGCCAAACGGTTCGAGGCCGCGATCAACACGCGGCTGCTGGACCTGCCCGTCCGCGCGGTTCCCGGGGCGGTCGACGGGGCGCTGCCCGCACAGCTGCGCTCACTGGTGGTGCGCAACCTGCTGCGCAGCGAGACCCAGCTCCTGCCTTCCGGGCAGGACGTCGCCCGCAAGATCGGCGAGCTCCCCCTCAGCGACGAGGAGCTGGAAAGCGAAGGGCCGATCTACCTCTGGTACTACCTGCTGAAGGAGGCCGAGGTGCTGCGCGGCGGACGCCAGCTCGGGCCGGTCGGGGGCCGCATCGTGGCCGAGACGCTGGTCGGCCTGCTGGAGGCCGATCCGACCTCCTATCTCTCGGTGTTCCCGCGCTGGGAGCCCACCATCGGGGGCGCCGGACGCGAGTTCGGCATCACCGACCTCCTCCGCTACGCCGGGGTCGCCTCGGCGGAGTGA
- a CDS encoding SDR family oxidoreductase, whose amino-acid sequence MTTSPRVNTTDGIRLAVREHGDRSRPCVVCVHGYPDNRRVWDEVVSHLAERYHVVTYDVRGAGESDRPRDNAAYDIDQLADDLERVMDAVSPDRPVHLLAHDWGSVQAWQAVTEPRLRERVRSFTTISGPSLDHAGEWMRNQLRRPTPRRLRDLVSQLAHSGYIGFFQLPVLPELAWRTGLMRRLIRLLDPSARHTAPATGDGLAGLALYRRNTGRRFRTPNPRPTSVPVQVLAPTDDPFVGAPMQTEIGRWVEDLRVRHPRGGHWLPRSAPLRVVRATEEFVDHLEGGEQSRGLRRARASVERRGFADQLVVVTGAGNGIGRATAAAFAAAGAEVVAADVDEQAARLTAARLRERGATAAGYGVDVADGASVRKLAERVREEHGVADVVVNNAGIGMSGSFMDTTEEDWQRVLDVNLWGVIHGCRAFGEQLIERGEGGRIVNVSSAAAYLPVPGLSAYATSKAAVLTLSERLRGELAAHGIGVTAVCPGVVDSGITDTTTFTGSSPEEQRRLRERTSRLYRRRNFTPEAAAKEILLALRRDRAVAPVTAEASVGLLLSRLAPGPLRAVGRSRSI is encoded by the coding sequence ATGACGACGAGTCCGCGAGTGAACACCACCGACGGAATCCGGCTCGCGGTACGCGAGCACGGGGACCGCTCCCGCCCGTGCGTCGTGTGCGTGCACGGGTACCCGGACAACCGGCGCGTGTGGGACGAAGTGGTCTCCCACCTCGCGGAGCGCTACCACGTGGTCACCTACGACGTGCGCGGTGCGGGCGAGTCGGACCGGCCGCGCGATAACGCCGCCTACGACATCGACCAGCTCGCTGACGACCTCGAACGGGTGATGGACGCCGTCAGCCCGGACCGCCCCGTGCACCTGCTCGCGCACGACTGGGGATCCGTGCAGGCGTGGCAGGCCGTCACCGAACCGCGGCTGCGGGAACGCGTTCGCTCCTTCACCACGATCTCCGGCCCCTCGCTGGACCACGCTGGCGAGTGGATGCGGAACCAACTGCGCCGCCCCACACCTCGCCGGCTCCGCGACCTGGTGAGTCAACTCGCGCACTCCGGTTACATCGGCTTCTTCCAGCTCCCCGTCCTGCCGGAGCTGGCCTGGCGCACCGGCCTCATGCGGCGACTGATACGGCTGCTGGATCCGAGCGCCCGGCACACCGCCCCCGCAACCGGTGACGGCCTGGCCGGGCTCGCGCTGTACCGCAGGAACACCGGACGGCGCTTCCGCACGCCGAATCCCCGCCCCACCTCGGTACCGGTCCAGGTGCTCGCGCCCACCGACGACCCCTTCGTCGGGGCTCCCATGCAGACCGAGATCGGACGGTGGGTCGAGGACCTGCGAGTACGGCACCCGCGGGGAGGGCACTGGCTGCCGCGCAGCGCGCCCCTGCGCGTCGTCCGCGCCACCGAGGAGTTCGTCGACCACCTGGAGGGCGGCGAGCAGTCCCGCGGCCTGCGCCGGGCTCGGGCCTCGGTCGAGCGGCGGGGATTCGCGGACCAGCTCGTGGTGGTGACCGGTGCCGGCAACGGCATCGGACGCGCCACCGCGGCGGCTTTCGCCGCGGCGGGCGCCGAAGTCGTGGCGGCCGATGTGGACGAGCAGGCGGCCCGGCTGACCGCGGCGCGACTGCGCGAGCGGGGCGCCACGGCGGCGGGCTACGGGGTGGACGTGGCCGACGGGGCCTCGGTGCGGAAACTCGCCGAGCGGGTCCGGGAGGAGCACGGCGTGGCCGACGTGGTGGTCAACAACGCGGGGATCGGCATGTCCGGCTCCTTCATGGACACCACCGAGGAGGACTGGCAACGGGTGCTGGACGTGAACCTGTGGGGTGTGATCCACGGCTGCAGGGCGTTCGGCGAGCAGCTGATCGAACGCGGCGAAGGGGGCCGGATCGTCAACGTCTCCTCCGCGGCGGCCTACCTGCCCGTCCCCGGCCTGTCGGCCTACGCCACCTCGAAGGCAGCCGTGCTGACCCTCTCCGAACGACTCCGGGGTGAGCTGGCCGCCCACGGCATCGGTGTCACCGCCGTGTGCCCCGGCGTCGTCGACTCCGGCATCACCGACACCACCACCTTCACCGGCAGCTCGCCGGAGGAACAGCGGCGGCTGCGCGAGCGGACGAGCCGGCTCTACCGCCGTCGCAACTTCACTCCCGAGGCGGCCGCGAAGGAGATCCTGCTGGCCCTGCGGCGCGACCGGGCGGTCGCCCCGGTCACCGCGGAGGCCTCGGTGGGACTGCTGCTGTCGCGGCTGGCGCCCGGCCCGCTGCGAGCGGTGGGGCGCTCCCGCTCGATCTGA
- a CDS encoding LysR family transcriptional regulator has product MIDPKLRVLQLVAHHGTVTAAAQASHYTPSAVSHQLRQLAAELGVELFTQSGRGIRLTAAANTVLRHTEVLSAQAERARAELAAATDEPEGSFTLCGFSTAATHLLPPAAAALRDRYPNLTVRVIEAEPARCFDLLLAGEADLALLIATDETPPASDTRFDQHPLLDDPLDLVVPERHPLTERRTVTLADAADESWILGRPGSTYHHLVRTACTAAGFTPNIAHYADEWETGTALVAHRFGIILVPRLARLHQDWPVTRIPLRGEPAPARRILATNRLGSRERPAIATALDTITGTAAGLLPPPPRAPDSEPAGAE; this is encoded by the coding sequence ATGATCGATCCGAAACTACGGGTGCTCCAGCTGGTGGCCCACCACGGCACGGTCACCGCCGCCGCCCAGGCCTCGCACTACACCCCGTCGGCCGTCTCGCACCAGCTGCGCCAGCTGGCCGCCGAGCTCGGCGTCGAACTGTTCACCCAGTCGGGACGAGGTATCCGGTTGACGGCGGCGGCGAACACCGTGCTGCGGCACACCGAGGTGCTGTCCGCGCAGGCCGAACGAGCACGCGCCGAGCTGGCCGCGGCCACCGACGAGCCCGAGGGGTCGTTCACGCTGTGCGGCTTCTCCACCGCCGCGACCCACCTGCTGCCCCCGGCCGCGGCCGCGTTGCGGGACCGCTACCCCAACCTCACGGTGCGGGTCATCGAGGCCGAACCGGCTCGCTGCTTCGACCTGCTGTTGGCGGGCGAGGCCGACCTGGCACTGCTGATAGCCACCGACGAGACACCACCGGCCTCGGACACGCGCTTCGACCAGCACCCGCTGCTCGACGACCCGCTGGACCTGGTGGTGCCCGAGCGGCATCCACTGACCGAACGCCGGACGGTGACACTCGCCGACGCGGCCGACGAGTCGTGGATCCTGGGCCGGCCGGGCAGCACCTACCACCACCTGGTCAGAACCGCCTGCACGGCGGCAGGGTTCACGCCCAACATCGCGCACTACGCCGACGAGTGGGAGACCGGGACCGCTCTCGTGGCCCACCGCTTCGGCATCATCCTGGTGCCCCGGCTCGCACGGCTGCACCAGGACTGGCCCGTCACCCGCATCCCACTGCGCGGGGAACCGGCACCGGCCCGCCGCATCCTCGCCACCAACCGCCTCGGCAGTCGCGAACGCCCCGCCATCGCGACCGCGCTGGACACGATCACCGGGACGGCGGCGGGGCTCCTCCCGCCACCTCCCAGGGCACCCGACTCCGAACCGGCGGGAGCGGAGTGA
- a CDS encoding MFS transporter — protein sequence MLGREAGIENPAVTGALLCAVLTCSVLTQPLVARLGPRLAQLLGLTALAAGLVLLALTGGGSLSTTVLAAAASGVGHGLTYSGAAATVDAVAPEQQRAAITSALYIAFYAGAGLPAVAVGLLTRWLPMSTAVSWLGAVAAGLVPLVLVALSLTGRARRVARGGPSIGSAPGCAASGESRRCDHRTVPGDGPRFPRRRRPGQRPA from the coding sequence GTGCTCGGCAGGGAGGCCGGGATCGAGAACCCGGCGGTGACGGGCGCGTTGCTCTGCGCGGTGTTGACCTGCTCCGTGCTGACCCAGCCCCTCGTGGCCCGGCTCGGTCCCCGTCTCGCGCAGCTGCTCGGACTGACCGCGCTCGCGGCCGGACTCGTGCTGCTCGCACTGACCGGCGGGGGTTCGCTGTCGACCACCGTGCTCGCGGCGGCGGCCAGCGGAGTCGGGCACGGGCTCACCTACAGCGGTGCCGCCGCCACCGTCGACGCGGTCGCCCCCGAACAGCAGCGCGCGGCGATCACCTCCGCGCTCTACATCGCCTTCTACGCCGGAGCCGGGCTGCCCGCGGTGGCGGTCGGCCTGCTGACCCGCTGGCTTCCCATGTCCACCGCCGTGTCCTGGCTCGGTGCGGTGGCGGCCGGGCTCGTGCCGCTGGTCCTGGTGGCCCTCTCGCTCACCGGTCGCGCTCGACGGGTGGCGCGTGGCGGCCCTTCTATCGGATCGGCACCGGGATGCGCCGCCTCCGGCGAGTCCCGGCGCTGCGATCACCGCACCGTCCCCGGCGACGGTCCGAGGTTCCCGAGGCGGCGGCGTCCGGGGCAGCGCCCGGCGTGA
- a CDS encoding bifunctional 4-hydroxy-2-oxoglutarate aldolase/2-dehydro-3-deoxy-phosphogluconate aldolase, translating to MYRWQVSSTIAEHGVVGIVRAADAERARQRAESCLNAGLGVLEVSLTTPDALEVLRGLRDAHQHALLGAGTVLDAASARLAVDAGARFLVSPSLHEEVISTGHRYGAAVLPGVETPSELVRALEAGADAIKLFPASRWTPESMRDVLGALPQAPLVPTGGISVDRAPDWIAAGAVAVGMGSALSEGGPAEAAERISGLLRRIRQVRD from the coding sequence ATGTATCGCTGGCAAGTGAGCAGCACCATCGCCGAGCACGGGGTGGTGGGGATCGTGCGGGCGGCCGACGCGGAACGGGCACGGCAGCGGGCCGAGTCCTGCCTGAACGCGGGACTCGGCGTGCTGGAGGTCTCGCTGACCACTCCGGACGCCCTGGAAGTGCTGCGCGGTCTCCGGGACGCGCACCAGCACGCCCTGCTCGGTGCGGGGACCGTGCTGGACGCGGCCTCGGCACGGCTCGCGGTGGACGCGGGAGCGCGGTTTCTGGTCTCCCCCTCGCTGCACGAGGAGGTGATCTCCACCGGCCACCGCTACGGGGCGGCCGTACTGCCCGGTGTCGAGACGCCGAGCGAGCTGGTACGGGCCCTGGAGGCGGGGGCGGACGCGATCAAGCTGTTTCCCGCCAGCAGGTGGACGCCGGAGAGCATGCGCGACGTGCTGGGCGCGCTGCCGCAGGCCCCGCTGGTTCCCACCGGTGGGATCTCGGTGGATCGGGCTCCCGACTGGATAGCGGCGGGAGCCGTCGCGGTCGGCATGGGCTCGGCACTGTCCGAGGGCGGCCCGGCGGAGGCCGCCGAACGGATCTCCGGCCTGCTGCGGCGCATCCGGCAGGTCCGCGACTGA
- a CDS encoding sugar kinase has protein sequence MTPEVITFGETMGLLLAQPGQPLEHAAGFRRSLAGAESNTAVGLARLGHRVGWFGRVGDDPFGRSALRTLRGEGVDVSRAVVDGSLPTGLLVRDAHAHRPIEVCYYRSGSAGSALCGDDVDGGWIGRARLLHLTGITAALSDSAKAATERAVRAAAEAGVPVSLDPNIRRKLAGTERWVELLRPLADHAELVLTGLDEAETVSDRSGERAAATWFLERGAKLVVIKLGSRGAWATDGAEEWFQPAAEVPAVDPVGAGDAFNAGFLSGHLRGLPVPESLAEAATVAGSAVQIPGDMDGLPDARLRDLAVGDEQVTAR, from the coding sequence GTGACCCCCGAGGTGATCACCTTCGGCGAGACGATGGGGCTGCTGCTGGCCCAGCCGGGACAACCGCTGGAGCACGCGGCCGGATTCCGGCGTTCGCTCGCCGGGGCCGAGTCGAACACGGCCGTGGGACTGGCCCGGCTGGGTCACCGGGTGGGCTGGTTCGGGCGCGTCGGTGACGACCCGTTCGGCCGTTCCGCGCTGCGCACGCTGCGCGGCGAGGGGGTGGACGTCTCCCGGGCGGTGGTGGACGGCTCGCTGCCCACCGGACTGCTCGTCCGCGACGCGCACGCGCACCGCCCCATCGAGGTCTGCTACTACCGGAGCGGATCGGCGGGCAGCGCGCTGTGCGGCGACGACGTGGACGGGGGGTGGATCGGTCGGGCACGGTTGCTGCACCTGACCGGGATCACCGCCGCGCTGTCCGACTCCGCGAAGGCCGCCACCGAGCGGGCGGTGCGGGCGGCGGCCGAGGCCGGTGTCCCGGTGAGCCTGGACCCGAACATCCGGCGCAAGCTGGCGGGCACCGAGCGGTGGGTCGAGCTGCTCCGGCCACTAGCGGACCACGCCGAGCTGGTGCTTACCGGCCTGGACGAGGCGGAAACGGTCAGCGACCGCTCCGGCGAACGCGCCGCGGCGACGTGGTTTCTGGAACGCGGAGCGAAGCTCGTGGTGATCAAGCTGGGCTCGCGCGGTGCCTGGGCGACGGACGGAGCCGAGGAGTGGTTCCAGCCGGCCGCCGAGGTCCCGGCGGTGGACCCGGTGGGAGCGGGCGACGCGTTCAACGCCGGTTTCCTCTCCGGGCACCTGCGCGGGCTGCCGGTCCCCGAGTCACTGGCCGAGGCGGCCACCGTGGCGGGCAGCGCGGTGCAGATTCCGGGGGACATGGACGGGCTGCCCGACGCGAGGCTCCGCGACCTGGCTGTCGGGGACGAGCAGGTCACCGCCCGGTGA
- a CDS encoding SMP-30/gluconolactonase/LRE family protein, which yields MHSESTVANHRAEQVTENCAEHGEGPVWDETTGQLHWVDMLAGDLLTMAPGGVVGRTKVGTVAAVARPVVGGGLVLALERGFALLRPGRQTPESLPELWNDPSVRMNDGGCDALGRFYAGSMAYDESPGRGTLWRLDGELRAEPVLEGVTISNGLAWTPDGATAYYVDTPTRRVDRFDVAPESGELHGRRPAVRVPEELGAPDGLTLDAEGCLWVALWQGGAVHRYSPDGELLTRVELPTPQVTACAFGGPALDTLYITTSRQGIEEREDPHAGALFRFTPGVRGNRVHPFRPEEDV from the coding sequence TTGCACAGCGAATCGACAGTCGCCAACCACCGTGCCGAACAGGTGACCGAGAACTGCGCCGAGCACGGCGAGGGGCCGGTCTGGGACGAGACGACCGGCCAGCTGCACTGGGTGGACATGCTCGCCGGTGACCTGCTGACCATGGCGCCGGGCGGCGTCGTCGGGCGCACCAAGGTCGGAACCGTGGCCGCCGTGGCGCGGCCGGTGGTCGGGGGAGGCCTGGTGCTGGCGCTGGAGCGGGGGTTCGCGTTGCTGCGCCCGGGCAGGCAGACCCCCGAGTCGCTGCCCGAGCTCTGGAACGACCCCTCGGTGCGCATGAACGACGGCGGCTGCGACGCCCTGGGCAGGTTCTACGCGGGTTCCATGGCCTACGACGAGTCACCGGGACGCGGGACGCTCTGGCGGCTGGACGGCGAACTGCGCGCCGAACCTGTCCTCGAAGGAGTCACCATCTCGAACGGTCTGGCGTGGACCCCGGACGGCGCGACCGCGTACTACGTGGACACACCCACCCGACGGGTCGACCGGTTCGACGTCGCCCCGGAGAGCGGGGAGCTGCACGGCAGGCGTCCCGCCGTGCGCGTGCCCGAGGAGCTCGGCGCGCCGGACGGGCTGACGCTGGACGCGGAGGGCTGCCTGTGGGTCGCGCTCTGGCAGGGCGGCGCGGTGCACCGCTACAGCCCCGACGGCGAGCTGCTCACCAGGGTCGAGCTGCCCACGCCGCAGGTCACCGCCTGCGCTTTCGGCGGCCCCGCGCTGGACACCCTCTACATCACCACTTCCCGGCAGGGAATCGAGGAGCGCGAGGACCCCCACGCGGGTGCGCTGTTCCGGTTCACACCCGGTGTCCGGGGGAACCGCGTGCACCCCTTCCGGCCCGAGGAGGACGTGTGA